The proteins below come from a single Columba livia isolate bColLiv1 breed racing homer chromosome 28, bColLiv1.pat.W.v2, whole genome shotgun sequence genomic window:
- the LOC135576554 gene encoding uncharacterized protein LOC135576554, whose protein sequence is MGGALFPDGVRGDGIKALPSRRASFPPHPCASQATPHTTMCSRQDKDQCHRQERYSGGCHSSGGGCHSSGGGCHSSGGGGGCHSSGGGCHSSGGGCHSSGGGCHSSGGGCHGSGGSYGKPQIPCQQQQKHIPQVPSQKMK, encoded by the exons ATGGGAGGTGCTTTGTTTCCGGATGGGGTGCGCGGAGATGGTATAAAAGCGCTCCCGTCCCGGAGAGCCTCATTCCCTCCTCATCCTTGTGCATCTCAG GCCACCCCACACACGACGATGTGCTCCCGACAGGACAAGGACCAGTGCCACAGGCAGGAGCGCTACAGTGGCGGCTGCCACAGCTCTGGTGGCGGCTGTCACAGCTCCGGTGGCGGCTGTCACAGCTCTGGCGGTGGTGGCGGCTGCCACAGCTCTGGTGGCGGCTGTCACAGCTCTGGTGGCGGCTGTCACAGCTCCGGTGGTGGCTGCCACAGCTCTGGTGGCGGCTGCCACGGCTCCGGTGGAAGCTATGGGAAGCCCCAGATAccatgccagcagcagcagaagcacatCCCGCAGGTGCCCTCGCAGAAGATGAAGTGA
- the LOC135576553 gene encoding cornifin-A-like: MLHCQGSFAAYKSFQPQRCPRDSDFCSSHPTPVTGAWTSLHRMQHSKGDSGQDSCGSGSVCSEKGWTWHDCPSSCHKSPMSSPCHNPGSLSHDSEGSCQPVPQGCQPVPQGCQPTKPCPPQSCCPSQQNKPRRRVEVSHVQPVCPPPMKIRRRPLQQYRPPHSEEPGCCDKPCRRVEQETCPPMAPHPPPLQHCRPCIPCCRPPVRCRCRPPAQHRCPAPRPLPLHPSQQQQKQVPLLPPCLQVK; the protein is encoded by the exons ATGCTTCACTGCCAAGGCAGCTTCGCCGCATATAAAAGCTTTCAACCACAGCGCTGTCCTCGGGACTCGGACTTCTGCTCATCCCATCCAACACCAGTCACCGG GGCTTGGACGTCTCTGCACAGGATGCAGCACAGCAAAGGCGACAGCGGCCAGGACTCATGCGGCAGCGGCTCCGTCTGCAGCGAGAAGGGCTGGACATGGCACGATTGCCCCAGTAGCTGTCACAAAAGCCCCATGAGCAGTCCTTGCCACAACCCTGGCAGCCTCAGCCACGACAGCGAGGGGTCCTGCCAGCCCGTGCCACAAGGGTGCCAGCCCGTGCCACAAGGGTGCCAGCCCACCAAGCCGTGCccaccccagagctgctgcccatcCCAGCAAAACAAGCCCCGGCGGCGGGTGGAGGTGAGCCACGTGCAGCCCGTCTGCCCCCCACCCATGAAAATCCGCCGCCGGCCTCTGCAGCAGTACCGCCCCCCCCACAGCGAGGAGCCGGGATGCTGCGACAAGCCGTGCAGACGAGTGGAGCAGGAGACCTGCCCACCCATGGCACCGCATCCCCCGCCGCTGCAGCATTGCCGCCCCTGCATCCCCTGCTGCCGCCCGCCCGTCCGGTGCCGCTGCCGCCCACCCGCCCAGCACCGCTGCCCAGCTCCCAGGCCCCTGCCGCTGCATCCCAGccagcaacagcaaaagcaggtccctctcctgccaccctgcctgcagGTGAAGTGA
- the LOC110354944 gene encoding sericin-1-like, which produces MCSRQDTDQCHQQERSSCHSSDGCHGSGGSGCHGSRGSGCHGSSGGSGCHRNSGGSGCHGSSGGSGCHRNSGGSGCHGSSGGSGCHRNSGGSGCHGSGGASCHGKPQDCQQQIYQVTSKMK; this is translated from the coding sequence ATGTGCTCCCGCCAGGACACGGACCAGTGCCACCAGCAGGAACGATCCTCATGCCACAGCAGTGACGGGTGCCACGGGAGCGGAGGATCCGGGTGCCATGGGAGCAGAGGATCCGGATGCCATGGGAGCAGTGGTGGATCCGGATGCCACAGGAACAGCGGTGGATCCGGATGCCATGGGAGCAGTGGTGGATCCGGATGCCACAGGAACAGCGGTGGATCCGGATGCCATGGGAGCAGTGGTGGATCCGGATGCCACAGGAACAGCGGTGGATCCGGTTGCCATGGGAGCGGTGGGGCATCCTGCCATGGAAAGCCACAGGATTGCCAGCAGCAAATCTATCAAGTAACCTCAAAGATGAAGTGA
- the LOC106145949 gene encoding multiple epidermal growth factor-like domains protein 6: MEEMFCQRSCSVFHLQGEAWNHIKGSCPFASHNLLPGQRLRSLVSWVVPYNSNMIYSSGRESYFNLNSTWYDPSGSWLDTRRTPFRYGYNTCSSGCDNEGVEGMRGHDYRHYGYRQPVCSERCHGYAAASSCHGGGGSSCVRRPTHSCGSSGGCNSYGRSVCAERCHEPSGSCQGGGSSCVRRPTYSYGSSGGCNSYRRSVCAERCHEPSGSCQGGGSSCVRRPTQSYGSSGGCQSYGRSVCAETCHGSGYQGGKPGKPRQQVAQCCPVQTCPPPVQVCPPPVQVCPPPVQVCPPPVQQRCVPVTKCIPRQQQKQVCKVPAQKTK, encoded by the exons ATGGAGGAGATGTTTTGCCAACGTTCCTGCAGTGTGTTTCATTTACAAGGGGAAGCTTGGAACCATATAAAAGGCTCCTGTCCCTTTGCCTCTCACAATCTGCTCCCTGGTCAACGTCTGCGCTCCCTCGTGAGTTGG GTTGTTCCCTACAACTCAAACATGATATACTCTTCTGGAAGAGAATCATACTTCAACTTGAACTCAACCTGGTATGATCCATCGGGGTCCTGGCTGGACACCCGGCGCACACCCTTCCGCTACGGCTACAACACCTGCTCCTCGGGGTGTGACAACGAAGGTGTCGAAGGCATGAGAGGGCACGACTACCGGCATTATGGCTACCGGCAGCCAGTCTGCTCCGAGAGGTGTCACGGCTATGCTGCAGCCAGTTCCTGCCATGGAGGCGGGGGCTCGAGCTGCGTCCGGAGACCCACACACAGCTGTGGGTCATCGGGGGGATGCAACAGCTACGGGAGATCTGTCTGTGCTGAGAGATGCCATGAGCCCTCAGGTTCATGCCAAGGAGGAGGTTCAAGCTGTGTCAGGAGGCCCACATACAGCTACGGGTCATCTGGGGGATGCAACAGCTACAGGAGGTCGGTCTGCGCTGAGAGATGCCACGAGCCTTCAGGCTCATGCCAAGGAGGAGGTTCAAGCTGTGTCAGGAGGCCCACACAGAGCTATGGGTCATCTGGGGGATGCCAGAGCTATGGGAGGTCGGTCTGCGCTGAGACGTGTCATGGATCAGGATACCAGGGGGGGAAACCTGGAAAACCAAGGCAGCAGGTTGCACAGTGCTGCCCGGTGCAGACCTGTCCCCCTCCAGTGCAGGTCTGTCCCCCTCCAGTGCAGGTCTGTCCCCCTCCAGTGCAGGTCTGTCCCCCTCCAGTGCAGCAACGTTGTGTGCCCGTGACAAAGTGCATCCCaagacagcagcaaaagcaggTCTGCAAAGTGCCAGCCCAGAAGACAAAGTAG